From the genome of Streptococcus marmotae, one region includes:
- the lepB gene encoding signal peptidase I has translation MKRFLKEWGLFSLVTIFIILSKIFLWNLVSVEGHSMDPTLYDNEQLVLLKVGDVNRFDIVVASETDDSGKEKLIVKRIIGLPGDTIHYENDTLYINGEQVPEPYLDEYKAAFAQDKLQSTYSYNKSFQERAQAAQAFTQDEHFNPTFTTQVPDGQYYLLGDDRLVSLDSRSVGTFKRTNIKGKIVFRIWPIKRIKSF, from the coding sequence ATGAAACGTTTTTTGAAAGAATGGGGACTGTTCTCCCTTGTTACTATATTCATTATCCTTTCCAAGATCTTTCTCTGGAATCTTGTTAGCGTGGAGGGGCATTCAATGGATCCGACACTCTATGATAATGAACAATTAGTGTTGCTCAAAGTCGGAGATGTCAACCGATTTGACATCGTCGTAGCCAGCGAAACAGACGATAGCGGTAAGGAAAAGCTCATTGTCAAGCGGATTATTGGCCTGCCAGGTGATACGATTCACTATGAAAATGACACGCTCTATATCAATGGCGAACAAGTCCCTGAGCCGTATCTTGATGAGTACAAGGCTGCCTTTGCCCAAGATAAATTGCAATCAACTTACTCCTACAATAAATCATTCCAAGAGCGGGCGCAAGCCGCTCAAGCCTTCACCCAAGATGAACACTTCAATCCAACATTTACGACACAGGTACCAGACGGACAGTATTATCTGCTAGGTGATGACCGTCTCGTGTCCTTAGACAGTCGTAGTGTCGGCACATTTAAGCGGACGAATATTAAAGGGAAAATTGTTTTCCGCATCTGGCCTATCAAACGCATCAAATCATTCTAA
- the rnhC gene encoding ribonuclease HIII, with the protein MNNLVITIDNYQKQQLQAQYANYQLPNNNPYVEAFFKVDGVSITLYQSGKLMFQGEKAGSLAQNWGYQEKEPPRPQTQSQQVPMIGTDEVGNGSYFGGLAVVASFVTTSDHAFLKSLGVDDSKRLTDQKICQIAPVLKEKITHQALLLTPKKYNEVIEKGYNAVSVKVALHNQAIFLLLQKGVQPQEIVIDAFTSKKNYNRYLAQESNHFLNPVTLEEKAEGKYLAVAVSSIIARAMFLENLAQLGQTVGRKLPSGAGKQSDHVARDILSQFGMAGLEQTAKLHFANTQKAQALLSHRK; encoded by the coding sequence ATGAACAATCTTGTGATAACAATAGATAACTACCAAAAGCAACAGCTACAAGCGCAGTATGCCAACTACCAACTGCCCAATAATAATCCTTATGTCGAAGCCTTTTTCAAGGTAGATGGTGTCAGTATCACCCTATACCAATCAGGTAAACTGATGTTTCAAGGGGAAAAGGCTGGCTCTTTGGCGCAGAACTGGGGCTATCAAGAAAAAGAGCCACCTCGTCCGCAAACACAATCCCAACAGGTTCCAATGATTGGGACAGATGAGGTAGGAAACGGCTCTTATTTCGGAGGACTGGCTGTTGTCGCAAGCTTTGTGACAACAAGTGACCATGCTTTTCTCAAGTCGCTCGGTGTGGATGATTCCAAACGGCTAACAGACCAGAAAATCTGCCAAATCGCACCGGTATTAAAGGAAAAGATCACGCACCAAGCTCTGCTATTGACTCCAAAGAAATACAATGAAGTCATCGAGAAGGGCTACAATGCAGTTTCTGTCAAGGTTGCGCTACATAATCAGGCTATCTTCTTGCTCCTACAAAAAGGGGTGCAGCCACAAGAAATTGTTATCGATGCTTTTACTAGCAAGAAAAACTACAACCGCTACCTGGCGCAGGAAAGCAATCATTTCCTAAATCCTGTCACCTTAGAAGAAAAAGCCGAAGGAAAATACCTAGCTGTCGCTGTATCATCGATTATCGCACGCGCCATGTTTTTGGAAAATCTAGCTCAGTTAGGTCAAACAGTTGGGCGCAAGCTACCATCGGGTGCAGGAAAACAATCAGACCACGTTGCTCGAGATATTCTGTCTCAATTTGGCATGGCTGGACTTGAGCAAACCGCCAAATTGCACTTTGCCAATACTCAAAAGGCACAGGCGCTTTTATCACATCGTAAATGA
- the zapA gene encoding cell division protein ZapA, whose amino-acid sequence MANLNRYKFTFGEKQLTLTTEHDNLFMEEIERIAQEKYQAIKEKMPTADSETLALLLAINALSVQLKRELEHEKVEAELASVKEKVLKKNVTLLDLDELEDPS is encoded by the coding sequence ATGGCAAACTTAAATCGATACAAATTTACATTTGGAGAAAAACAGTTAACGCTCACGACAGAGCATGATAATCTCTTTATGGAAGAGATTGAACGCATTGCACAGGAAAAATACCAGGCAATCAAGGAAAAAATGCCGACAGCAGATTCTGAAACTCTGGCCTTGTTGCTGGCTATCAATGCCTTGTCTGTTCAACTAAAGCGAGAGTTGGAGCATGAAAAGGTAGAAGCAGAATTGGCTAGTGTAAAAGAAAAAGTGCTCAAGAAAAATGTAACTCTCTTAGACTTAGATGAGCTTGAGGATCCATCATGA
- a CDS encoding CvpA family protein, producing the protein MITLLLFVILAWSFYIGYSRGLVLQSYYTFASILSLIIAASQYKKLVSLLYLWVPFATAGQGASTYYFDSKYLFSLDKIFYAGLAFFLIYAVVYLFMRILGLLVHLLRFVDPDTTVTNVISGVLAMVVTVISLQLLLTIAGTIPLAVVQDALHKSWLANAIIQHTPIMTGLLRKLWLAGLG; encoded by the coding sequence ATGATAACATTGCTCTTGTTTGTTATTTTAGCTTGGAGTTTTTATATTGGCTATAGTCGTGGGCTAGTGTTGCAGAGTTATTATACTTTTGCCAGTATCCTTTCCCTTATTATTGCGGCGAGTCAGTACAAAAAATTAGTTAGTCTGTTGTATTTATGGGTACCGTTTGCAACGGCAGGTCAGGGCGCTAGTACCTATTATTTTGACAGCAAGTATTTATTTAGTCTCGATAAGATTTTTTATGCTGGTTTAGCCTTTTTCCTTATCTATGCTGTAGTCTATCTTTTTATGCGGATACTGGGACTGTTGGTGCACTTGCTTCGTTTTGTCGATCCTGATACGACGGTGACCAATGTAATCAGCGGTGTTTTAGCGATGGTTGTGACCGTTATTTCGTTGCAGCTGCTGTTGACCATTGCTGGCACTATTCCCCTAGCAGTGGTACAAGATGCATTGCATAAAAGTTGGTTGGCCAATGCAATTATTCAGCACACACCGATTATGACTGGCTTGTTAAGAAAATTATGGCTTGCTGGTCTAGGTTAA
- a CDS encoding endonuclease MutS2, translating to MNQKIMETLEFHKVKALLEPFIVTEQGMFELRDLAPMTDAVKIQQAFDEMADMAQLFVEYPHFSMGATVDIAPAMKRLDLEADLNIPEILAVKKVLEVSKELADFYQQLENVQLSQLPSLFEKIELFPHIQGSLQAINNAGFVEDFASEKLAKIRRNIRESEDQIRQILQDMLKTKSDMLTDTVLASRNGRNVLPVKNTYRNRISGVVHDISASGSTVYIEPRAVVSLNEEMTHAKAEERHEISRILQELSAILRPNSRVIRNNAWIIGHLDLIRAKHVFARTYQASIPNLSLSKDIALLNVRHPLLAHPVSNDLYFKEDLTAIVITGPNTGGKTIMLKTLGLTHLMAQSGLPILADKGSRVGLFHEMFADIGDEQSIEQSLSTFSSHMTHTVDILARADQDSLILFDELGAGTDPQEGASLAMAILEDLRLRGIKTMATTHYPELKAYGIETIGVENASMEFDSQSLRPTYKFMQGVPGRSNAFEIAKRLGLSTAIIRDAENMTSTDSDVNHIIEKLEAQTVESRKRLDTIREVEQENLKMNRALKKLYHEFSREKETELNKARLEAQEIVTMALAESDEILKNLHSQASLKPHQIIEAKSKLKKLAPEVVDLSKNKVLKKAKKEKAARVGDDILVTSYGQRGTLTKQLKDGRWEAQVGLIKMTLKADEFTLVKAEKEEKLKQKQVHVVKRTAGKGPKARLDLRGKRYEEAMQELDEFIDQALLNNLSQVDIIHGIGTGVIREGVTKYLRRNKQVKEFGYAPQNAGGSGATIVTFK from the coding sequence ATGAACCAGAAAATTATGGAAACCTTGGAGTTTCACAAGGTCAAGGCCTTGTTGGAACCCTTTATTGTAACAGAACAGGGAATGTTTGAACTACGAGACCTTGCGCCTATGACAGATGCGGTGAAAATTCAGCAAGCCTTTGATGAGATGGCAGATATGGCTCAACTCTTTGTTGAGTATCCGCATTTTAGCATGGGAGCAACAGTTGATATTGCACCGGCCATGAAGCGGTTGGACTTGGAGGCAGATCTCAATATTCCTGAAATCTTAGCCGTTAAAAAGGTGTTAGAAGTCTCAAAAGAATTAGCAGATTTTTACCAGCAATTGGAAAATGTCCAGTTGAGTCAATTGCCGTCCTTGTTTGAAAAAATTGAGCTATTTCCCCATATCCAAGGCAGTTTACAAGCTATTAACAATGCGGGGTTTGTAGAGGATTTTGCTAGTGAGAAATTAGCCAAGATTCGCAGGAATATTCGGGAATCAGAAGATCAAATTAGACAGATTTTACAGGATATGCTGAAAACCAAGAGCGATATGCTGACAGATACCGTTCTAGCTAGTCGGAATGGTCGCAATGTTTTGCCAGTTAAAAATACCTACCGCAATCGTATTTCAGGTGTGGTGCATGATATTTCTGCTTCTGGATCGACCGTTTATATTGAACCTCGTGCGGTCGTTTCCTTGAATGAGGAAATGACCCATGCCAAGGCAGAAGAACGCCATGAAATCAGTCGTATTTTGCAAGAATTATCTGCTATCCTTCGGCCAAATAGCCGCGTCATTCGCAACAATGCTTGGATTATTGGACACCTTGATCTAATCCGTGCCAAGCATGTATTTGCTAGGACATATCAGGCGAGCATTCCTAATCTATCCTTGTCAAAAGATATTGCCCTATTAAATGTTCGGCATCCACTTCTCGCTCATCCTGTTTCCAATGACCTGTATTTCAAAGAAGATTTGACAGCGATTGTCATTACTGGTCCCAACACAGGTGGTAAGACGATTATGTTGAAAACGCTAGGTCTAACTCATCTCATGGCCCAGTCTGGTTTGCCAATCTTAGCAGATAAGGGCAGTCGAGTTGGTTTGTTCCATGAAATGTTTGCGGATATTGGTGATGAGCAATCGATTGAGCAGAGTTTATCAACCTTCTCCAGTCATATGACCCATACGGTTGATATTTTAGCACGGGCTGACCAAGATTCTCTTATCTTATTTGACGAATTGGGAGCAGGAACGGACCCACAGGAGGGAGCGTCGCTTGCCATGGCCATTTTAGAAGATTTGCGCTTACGAGGCATTAAAACAATGGCAACAACCCATTATCCTGAGTTAAAAGCCTACGGGATTGAGACAATTGGTGTGGAAAATGCCAGCATGGAATTTGATAGCCAGAGCCTGCGGCCAACTTACAAATTTATGCAGGGTGTTCCAGGACGTTCCAATGCCTTTGAGATTGCAAAGCGTCTCGGCTTATCAACAGCTATTATCAGGGATGCGGAAAACATGACCAGCACCGATAGTGATGTGAATCACATTATTGAAAAGCTAGAAGCGCAAACAGTAGAAAGTCGTAAGCGTTTAGATACCATTCGTGAAGTCGAGCAGGAAAATCTCAAGATGAACCGAGCCTTGAAGAAACTCTATCACGAATTTTCACGAGAAAAAGAAACAGAGTTAAATAAGGCACGTTTAGAGGCACAAGAGATTGTGACCATGGCGCTAGCAGAAAGTGATGAGATTCTGAAAAATCTTCACAGCCAGGCTAGCTTGAAGCCACACCAAATCATTGAAGCCAAAAGCAAGCTGAAAAAATTAGCACCAGAAGTGGTTGACCTTTCTAAAAACAAGGTCTTGAAAAAAGCGAAAAAAGAAAAGGCTGCGCGCGTGGGAGATGATATTTTAGTGACCAGCTATGGACAGCGAGGCACTTTGACCAAGCAGTTAAAAGACGGACGTTGGGAAGCCCAAGTTGGTTTGATTAAGATGACCCTAAAAGCAGATGAATTTACCCTTGTTAAGGCTGAAAAAGAAGAAAAGCTAAAACAAAAACAGGTCCATGTGGTCAAACGAACGGCTGGTAAAGGGCCAAAGGCCCGTCTTGATTTACGTGGCAAACGCTATGAAGAAGCCATGCAGGAATTGGATGAATTTATTGATCAGGCCTTGCTGAACAATCTGTCTCAGGTTGATATTATCCACGGTATCGGGACAGGTGTCATCCGTGAGGGAGTGACCAAGTATCTTCGCCGCAACAAGCAGGTTAAAGAATTTGGCTATGCCCCGCAGAATGCTGGAGGCAGCGGTGCTACCATTGTGACCTTTAAATAG